The region TGAGCACCGGTATCGGCAGCGCCCGCTACAAGCGCGGCACCCTGGACTGGAACCGCCAGCTGGGCGATACCTCGGCCTTCCGCCTGAACGTCATGGGACTGGATTCCGACCAGGCCGGCCGCAACCAGATCGAAAACAATCGCTGGGGCATCGCCCCGGCGCTGGCCTGGGGCCTGGGTACCGAGAACCGCGTGTACCTGAACTTCATGCACGTGCGCCAGACCAACGTGCCGGACGGCGGCATTCCCACCGTGGGCCTGCCCGGCTACAGCGCGCCCAGCGCCGCGCTGGGTTGGATGAACAACGCGCCCCGCGTCGACACCAACAACTTCTACGGCACGACGTCCGACCATGATTACGTGGACACGGACATGGCGACGATCAAGTTCGAACACGACTTCAACGCCAACACCACCCTGCGCAACACCACGCGCTGGGCCCGGACCAAGGAAAACTACCTGCTGACGTCCTTCCTGGTGTCGGCGCCGTCGTCGCCTTATACGTCGGGTCTGCAGCCGGGTATCCGGACCAACGACCTGGACAGCTTGTACGTGGCGCGTTCCCCGACGCTGAAGAATGTCAGCAACCGCATCCTGACCAACCAGACCAACCTGACGACCAAGTTCAATACCGGTTCGCTCAAGCATGACGTCAGCGCGGGCTTCGAACTCACGCGGGAGACCCAGTACAACTACGGCCTGTCCGCCGCGACGGAGCCGGCCGTCAGCCTGTACAACCCGGACAGCAGCGTCAGCGCCATGGGCATCCACCCCAACGGCGCCGATGCCCACGCCCAGACCGACACCGTCGCCGCCTACATCTTCGACACGGTGGAGATGAACGACTGGTGGCAGATCAACGGCGGCATCCGCCTGGACCACTACCGCACGACCTACGACAGCGCCACTGCTTGCGGCGGCACGGGCCGCACCGTCGTGCCTTGCGCCGGCGCGCCCACCGGATCGCCGATCACCACGATCGACACCAAGGCGTCGGGCAACCTGGTCGACTGGAAGCTGGGCACGCTGTTCCGCGTGGCGCCCAACGGCAACGTCTACGTCAACTACGGCGTGTCGCAACAACCCCCGGGTGGCTCGACCTTCACCCTGGCGGCCGACGGCGCCAACGCCAACAGCCCCGACTTCAAGCCGCAGAAGGCCAAGACGGCCGAACTGGGCACCAAGTGGGAATTCTTCAACCGCAATCTGCTGGCCACCGCCGCGCTGTTCCGCACGGAAGTGGAAAACGACGTGCAGACCGAATCGGATGGCACGATCTCGCAGACCGCCAAGAAGAAGGTGCAAGGCCTGGAACTGGGGCTGGCGGGCCAGTTCACCGAGAATTGGTCGGCCACGGCGGGCTACACGATCCAGAACGCCACCGTGGATAACGGTCCGTCGGTGACGCAGAACGGCGGCAACAACCTGAGCTACACGCCCAAGCACGCGTTCTCGGCATGGACCACCTACCAGTTGCCGCACGGCTTCCGCCTGGGCGGCGGCGCGCGCTACGTGGGTAGCATGGACCGCGGCACGGACGGGGCGGTGGGTACGCCTGACCACGTGCAGTCCTACTGGGTGTTCGACGCGATGGCCGGTTACCAGGTCAACAAGAACCTGGACTTCCAGTTCAACGTCTACAACCTGTTCAACAAGGACTATGTGGCGTCGATCAACAAGAGCGGATATCGTTACTTCCCGGGCGCCCCGCGCACCGTGCTGCTGACGGCGAACATCCACTTCTGATCGTTCGGATCCAAGGCTGGCCTGACCGCCGGAAGGGGGGCCGTGGGGAATCCCCTCGGACCGCTTCTGGCGGTGCTGTTTTGGGACGGCGATAACGGGGCCGGCCCGCTTTCTTTACGAGGCAATTGCCATGATGTTGCACATACCCCAGATCCTGCAGCCCGACGAAGTGCGGGAGCTTAGGCAACGGCTCGATGCCGCGCCCTGGATCGACGGCAGGGCGACCGTGGGCACGCAGGGCGCTGGTGTGAAGCGCAATCGCCAGCTGGATGAGAACGCCGAACTGACGCAGGCCTTGTCGGACGTGGTCCTGCGTGCGCTGGCCCGCAATCCCACCTATTTTTCCGCCGCCTTGCCCTTGCGCACCGTGCGGCCGCTGTTCAACAAGTATGCGTCGGCGGAGACCTACGGGTTTCATGTGGACGGCGCCGTGCGCACGTTTCCCGGTGCGCCCGGCTGGCTGCGCACCGACCTGTCGGCCACGCTGTTCCTGTGTGATCCCGACGACTACGAGGGCGGCGAGCTGACCGTGCGGGACACCTATGGCGAGCATGCGGTCAAGCTGCCCGCCGGCGACCTGGTGCTGTATCCCGCCAGCAGCCTGCATTGCGTGACGCCGGTCACGCGTGGTGAGCGCACCGGGTGCTTCTTCTGGATCCAGAGCATGGTGCGCGAACATGGCCGCCGGCAGATGCTGTTCGAACTGGACCAGACCATCCAGGCCCTGCGCGCGCAGCACGGGGAGACCGAGCACACCCTTGCGTTGACGAATCACTATCACAACCTGCTGCGGGAATGGACCGAGGTTTGATAGTCAGAAAAGCGTGAATCCTTTGCCGGCACGGGGTTTTGTGCGAGAGCAACTCCCGGCCGGCCGCCGCCACCTATTGCCAATCAAGGTCTCCGCGGTTGCGGAGGATGTTTTTGTGAGGGGCTCCGCCCCTCACAAGCTCCCCCCGCAGTGGCGTTGAAGGGGCGTGAGGGCCTGTCCCTCACAAAACTCCCTTCCGCTTGCGTGAGATCCAGGATCTGACACTGAATAGGACGGCCTATGTACAGCACAATCACCGCCGCAACGCCCGCTTCCGCGGGCGGTGTGCTGCATGACGCCACGGTCGCCGACGGTCCGATGCGGCCGGGGCCGCAGGCTACTTCGCGCCGCGTGCCGACGCGCCCGGGACTTCTGGCGGCGTCTGGATCGTCGGGCACGGAGGCGCGGCTCATCCGCAGCGCGCCGGGGCAGGGCCGCGCGGGGCGTGCCGGCATGCCGGCGGCGGCGGCCGGAGCGGACGACGCCGCGCGCGCCTTCATCTCGCCCAGCTGGCGCGACGCCACCGCGTTCGCGGCGTTCTGGAACCAGCCCAGGGGCATCGAACAACTGCCGAAGCAGGCGCGCAGCGTCTATGCAGCGACGCATGCGCCAAAGAACGTCGCGCACCTGCGCGATGAAGACCGCCTGTTTCGATGGGTGCCGCGAGGCAGCGTGGCTCAGCATGGTCAGCCGGGCCTCCAGGTTCCCCTGCGTGGGCAGGACGGCGACACGAAAATATTGGATCACCGGAAATGGGTGTTGCACGTCACCCTGATCAAGGCCGTGCTGGGGCCCACCCAGATGGATCAATCCGCCACCACTGTCACCTCCGCCGATGATGCCGTTGCGGCGTTGCAGGATCGGGAAAACAGCGCCTGGTTCAAACCGCCCAAAGTGAAGGCCAAGGATGTCTCGCCGAACTGCGCCCTGGTGTCGCAATGGGAAAGCGCCGGCCCGGAAACCAGCGACCATGCCCACTGGGTAAAGATGGAAGTGACGGTTCGTGAACTGCGTGAACAAGGGGCCGAACTCTTCCTGGTCAGCCGGCCTGACGCCCGTGGATTGGCCAAGGTGGGACGCCTGTTCAATGACGCCCGCGGCAAGGCGCACGCGCGCCATGACCCCGGGCACTTCATCGTGATCCCGCCTGATGGCAAGACCACTGTTCTGATGCGGAGGTCCGGCAGCTGACCGTCCTCCGTGCGCCTGCTACAAGATGGAGCGGCCCCGACTCTGCCGGATGAAACCGGCCCCGCGTCCCGCCGCGCTCAGCCTTCGAACCAGTTCAGCACGCCGTCCAGCCCCGACACGTTCAGCGCGTAGCGCGTCTGTTCGCGGACGATGGGTTTGGCGTGGTAGGCCACGGACCAACCGGCGGCGCCCAGCATCTTCAAGTCATTGGCGCCGTCGCCCATCGCGATGATCTGTTCCGGCGCCGCGCCGTGCTGGCGCGCGAATTCGCGCAGGCGCACGGCCTTGCCGTGGGCGTCGATGATGTCGCCGTGGACCTTGCCGGTCAGCACGCCGTTGTCGATTTCCAGATTGTTCGCCTGGGCGTTGTCCAGCTTCAGGCGCTCCCGCAGGCGGTCGGTGAAGTAGGTGAAGCCACCCGACACCAGCATCACCTTGATGCCTGCCGCCTGCGCCGTCTCGATCAGGCGTTCCGCGCCCGGATTCAGGCGCAGGCGTTCCACATACACCTGTTCCAGCGCGCGCGCCGACAGGCCGGCCAGCAGGGCAACGCGGCGGCGCAGACTTTCGGAAAAGTCCGTGATCTCGCCGCGCATCGCGGCCTCGGTGATCTCCGCGACCTTGGGTTTGACTCCCGCGATGTCGGCGATCTCGTCGATGCATTCGATGTTGATCAGGGTCGAATCCATGTCCATGACCAGCACTTTGCAATCGGCCAGGCGGCTGCCCTTGGGCACGAAAGCCTGGTCGATGCCGTTCTGGTCGCACCAGTCGCGCACTTCGGCGCGGGTGGCGTCGTCGGTCTGCACGTCGAGCAGGCGCGCGGCGGTGGCGCTGATGCGTTGCAGGCCCTGGGCCTGCGCCAGGGCGGCGACTTGTTCGGTCTGTTCAGCCGAGAGGGACAGCGATTGCAGGACCAGGTGGTGGATCGTCATGGATAGGTAGAAAAGTGAAGTTAAGTGATAAGCCGGGTCGTAGGTCTGGTCGTAAGCCCGGTCGTAAGTCTGGTGCCTGGCCAGATCAAGCCAGGGCCCGCAGCACGGTACGCACGGCTTCGACCCGCGCCGGCACCTGCTGGCCCTTGATCTCGACCCGCAGCTTGTCCTGACCCGCCAGTTTGATGTGACGCTGTTTCTGCACCAGCTCGATGATCCGCAAGGGATCCACCGACGGCTTGGGACCGAACTGAACCAAGGCCTGGCTCTCGCTGGCGTCGATCTTGACGATGCCCAAGGCCACGGCGCCCAGGCGCAGGCGGTGCGTGGCCAGCAGGGTAGTGGCCGCTTCCGGCAGCTTGCCGAAGCGGTCGATCAGCTCTTCCTGGATGCGGATCAGCTCGTCGTCGTCCTGGGCATGCGACAGGCGTTTGTACACCGCCAGGCGGGCATGCACGTCGGCGCAATAATCCGCGGGCAGCAGGGCGGGGGCATGCAGGTTGACCTCGCAGGCGGAATTGAAGGGCGCGTCCAGGTCCGGTTCTTCACCTGCCTTCAGCGCGCGCACCGCCTCGTTGAGCATTTCCGTGTACATGGAGAAACCCACTTCCTGGATATTGCCCGACTGCGAATCGCCCAGCACTTCGCCGGTGCCGCGGATTTCCAGGTCATGCATGGCCAGGTAGAAACCGGAACCCAGCTCTTCCATGGCCTGAATGGCTTCCAGCCGCTTCTTCGCGTTGGTGGTGATGGCGTCCTCGCCGGGCGTCAGCAGATACGCATAGGCCTGGTGGTGCGAACGGCCGACGCGCCCGCGCAACTGGTGCAGCTGCGCCAGCCCGAAGCGATCGGAGCGATGGATGACGATGGTATTGGCGCTGGGCACGTCGATACCGGTTTCGATGATGGTGGTACACAACAGCACGTTGTAGCGCTGCTGATAAAAGCCCTTCATCACCTGTTCCAGCTCGCGCTCGGCCATCTGGCCGTGGGCCACGGCGATACGCGCTTCGGGCACCAGTTCTTCCAGGCGGGCGCGGCGATTGTGGATGGTCTCCACTTCGTTGTGCAGGAAGTAAGCCTGGCCGCCGCGCTTGAGTTCGCGCAACAAGGCTTCGCGGATGGTGCTGCCGTCCTCGCGCCGCACGAAGGTCTTGATGGCCAGGCGCTTCTGCGGCGCGGTGGCGATCACCGAGAAATCGCGTATGCCTTCCAGCGACATGCCCAAGGTGCGCGGAATCGGCGTGGCGGTCAGGGTCAACACGTCCACTTCGGCGCGCAGGGACTTCAGCGCCTCCTTCTGGCGCACGCCGAAGCGGTGCTCCTCGTCGATGATGACCAGGCCCAATTGCTTGAACTGGACATCCTTGGACAGGATCTTGTGGGTGCCGATGACGATGTCCACGCCACCGCTGTTGATGCCCTGGATGGCGGCGCTGATTTCCTTGGCCGAGCGGAAGCGCGACAGCTCCACCACGCGCACGGGCCAATCGGCGAAGCGGTCGCTGAAGGTCTGCGCGTGCTGCTCGGCCAGCAGGGTGGTGGGGCACAGCAGGGCGACCTGCTTGCCATTGGCCACGGCCAGGAAGGCCGCGCGCAACGCCACTTCGGTCTTGCCGAAGCCGACGTCGCCGCACACCAGGCGGTCCATGGGCTTGCCGGAGGTCATGTCCAGGATCACGGCCTGGATGGCGGCCGACTGGTCGACGGTTTCCTCGAAACCGAAGCCTTCCGCGAAGGCTTCGTAATCGTTCAGGGGCAGCTTGAAGGAATAGCCTTCACGCGCGGCGCGCTTGGCGTACAGGTCCAGCAACTCGGCGGCGGTGTCGCGCACCTGCTTGGCGGCCTTGCGGCGAGCCTTGTCCCATTGCCCGGAACCCAGCTGGTGCAGGGGCGCGGCGTCGGGATCGGCGCCGCTGTAGCGCGCGATGACGTGCAGCTGCGACACCGGCACGTACAGGGTGCTGCCGTTGGCGTATTCGAGATGCAGGAACTCCATCACGCCTTCGCCCATGTCCATGTTGACCAGGCCGTGGTAGCGGCCGATGCCGTGCTGGGCATGGACCACCGGATCGCCTTCGCGCAGTTCCGACAGGTCGCGCACCATGGCTTCGACGTTGCTGGCGCGTTCCTGGGCGCGGTGGCCGCGCCGGCCCGTGGCGGTCTGGCCGGGGTACAGGTCGTTTTCGGTGATGAGGGCAACGCGCTCGCCCGGCAGGCTGAAGCCGGCGGTCAAGGGCGCGGGCATCAGGGCCAGCTCGGCGTGGCTGGCACGGAAATCGTCGATCGAGGCCGGCTCGGCGTCGGGGCGCAGGTCGAACTCGGCCAGCATCTGGCTCAAGGTCTCGCGCCGTCCGGCCGAGTCCGCGCACAGCAGCACGCGCCACTTGCCGCTGTCGACCACGGCGCGCAGGCGGCTGACGGGATCGTCGGCGCGCCGCGTGACGGCCACGTCGGGCGCGGGGCCGATGTCCGGATGCGCGGCATCGGCCGTCAGCGCCAGGCGTTCGAACTGCTTCAGATGGCCGAACAGGCCCTCGCCGTCCAGGAACAGGCTGGGGGGCGGCAGCACGGGGCGTTCACGATCGCTCTTGAGAAACTCGTAGCGGCTGGTGGTGTCCTGGTTGAAGCGGCGCATGGCCTCTTCGATATCGCCCAGGGTGACCGTGATGGTGCCGGGGGCCAGATAGTCGAACAGGGTGGCCACTTCGTCGAAGAACAGCGGCAGGTAGTACTCCACACCCGCGAAGGCGATACCCGCGCCGATGTCGCGATAGGGCAGGGCGCGTGAAGGGTCGCCTTCGAACAGTTCGCGAAAGCGCGCGCGGAAGCGGTTGCGCGCGTCTTCGTCCATGGGAAATTCGCGGCCCGGCAGCAGTTGCACGTTGTTGACGGGGTACAGGCTGCGCTGGGTGTCGACGTCGAAGGCGCGGATCGATTCGATCTCGTCGTCGAACAGGTCGATGCGATAGGGCACGATCGAACCCATGGGGAACAGGTCGATCAGGCCACCGCGCAGACAGAACTCACCAGGCGCTGTGACCTGCGTGACGTGGGTGTAGTTGGCCAGCGTCAGTTGGGCCCGCAACGCGGCCTCGTCCAGCTTGTCGCGTTGCTTGAAGGAGAACGTGTACGCCGCCATGAAGGCGGGCGGCGGCAGCCGGTACAGCGCCGTGGTGATCGGCACGGTAAGGACGTCGACCGCCTGGTGCATCAGCGCGTCCAGCGTCTGCAGGCGCTGGGAGATCAGGTCGTGATGGGGCGAGAAAGCGTCGTAGGGCAGCGTTTCCCAGTCGGGCAACTGGCGCACGCGCAGGGTCGGGGCGAAGAGGTGGATTTCCTCGGCCAGGCGCTGGGCCTCCAGGGGATCGGCGCTGAGTATGACCAGCGGACGCCCGGCCTGGCGGGCAAGGTCGGCCAGCAGCCAGGCGTCGCCGGAGCCCGGCGGGCGCGGGTGCGCATAGCGGGTGCCAGGTTTGAGTGCCGCAAGCAAAGTAGCGGTCGCCGGGACCAGGGGGGCCGTGGGGGCCGCGATTGTGGAGGAGGATTCAGCTGACATGTGGGGATCGATTATAAAATCTCCGGCCTATGTCCGTATCTCTTCTTGCTCTCGTTCCCGCCGCCGGTATCGGCAGCCGTGCTCTACGCGCTGTCGATGGGGGGCATTTGCCCGCCGGGGCGCCGAAATCCGTGGATGGACAGGCCGCTGGCGCCGCAGGTGCAATGGGCGTGCCCACGGGGCCGTTGCCCAAACAATATCGATTGTTGCGGGGCGAACCCATGCTGCGGCATGCGGTGATGGCCTTGCTGGCGGACCCGCGTATCCGCGAGGTCCGTGTCGCCGTGGCGCCGGATGACCCCTGGGCGGCGCAGGCGCTGGCCGGCCTGCCCCGCACCGTCCTGCGGTACTGCGGCGCGGATAGTCGTGCCGGCACCGTGGCGAACGCCCTCGCCGACAGCGGCGCGGCGGCGGACGACTGGATTCTTGTCCACGACGCCGCCCGCCCAGGCCTGCCCGCCGACGCCCTGGCGCGCCTGATCGACGCCTGCCTGGACGACCCGGTCGGCGGCCTGCTGGCGCTGCCGGTGGCCGACAC is a window of Bordetella sp. N DNA encoding:
- a CDS encoding catecholate siderophore receptor Fiu; translation: MTYIKNRKGAPARALGQSSAVSTAAASVLATVMLGQAAPVLAQTATPPSTATTLAPVKTTGDSGNEYKANKLESPKFTQPLVDTTQTVQVITQQTMRDQQATTLTEAMRNVAGAGTFFAGENGSTNTGDTIYLRGFDTSNSIYIDGIRDTASVRRDMFNTESVEVIKGPSGSDYGRSAPSGSINLNTKQAKLEDSFDLSTGIGSARYKRGTLDWNRQLGDTSAFRLNVMGLDSDQAGRNQIENNRWGIAPALAWGLGTENRVYLNFMHVRQTNVPDGGIPTVGLPGYSAPSAALGWMNNAPRVDTNNFYGTTSDHDYVDTDMATIKFEHDFNANTTLRNTTRWARTKENYLLTSFLVSAPSSPYTSGLQPGIRTNDLDSLYVARSPTLKNVSNRILTNQTNLTTKFNTGSLKHDVSAGFELTRETQYNYGLSAATEPAVSLYNPDSSVSAMGIHPNGADAHAQTDTVAAYIFDTVEMNDWWQINGGIRLDHYRTTYDSATACGGTGRTVVPCAGAPTGSPITTIDTKASGNLVDWKLGTLFRVAPNGNVYVNYGVSQQPPGGSTFTLAADGANANSPDFKPQKAKTAELGTKWEFFNRNLLATAALFRTEVENDVQTESDGTISQTAKKKVQGLELGLAGQFTENWSATAGYTIQNATVDNGPSVTQNGGNNLSYTPKHAFSAWTTYQLPHGFRLGGGARYVGSMDRGTDGAVGTPDHVQSYWVFDAMAGYQVNKNLDFQFNVYNLFNKDYVASINKSGYRYFPGAPRTVLLTANIHF
- a CDS encoding Fe2+-dependent dioxygenase, which encodes MMLHIPQILQPDEVRELRQRLDAAPWIDGRATVGTQGAGVKRNRQLDENAELTQALSDVVLRALARNPTYFSAALPLRTVRPLFNKYASAETYGFHVDGAVRTFPGAPGWLRTDLSATLFLCDPDDYEGGELTVRDTYGEHAVKLPAGDLVLYPASSLHCVTPVTRGERTGCFFWIQSMVREHGRRQMLFELDQTIQALRAQHGETEHTLALTNHYHNLLREWTEV
- the serB gene encoding phosphoserine phosphatase SerB, which gives rise to MTIHHLVLQSLSLSAEQTEQVAALAQAQGLQRISATAARLLDVQTDDATRAEVRDWCDQNGIDQAFVPKGSRLADCKVLVMDMDSTLINIECIDEIADIAGVKPKVAEITEAAMRGEITDFSESLRRRVALLAGLSARALEQVYVERLRLNPGAERLIETAQAAGIKVMLVSGGFTYFTDRLRERLKLDNAQANNLEIDNGVLTGKVHGDIIDAHGKAVRLREFARQHGAAPEQIIAMGDGANDLKMLGAAGWSVAYHAKPIVREQTRYALNVSGLDGVLNWFEG
- the mfd gene encoding transcription-repair coupling factor yields the protein MSAESSSTIAAPTAPLVPATATLLAALKPGTRYAHPRPPGSGDAWLLADLARQAGRPLVILSADPLEAQRLAEEIHLFAPTLRVRQLPDWETLPYDAFSPHHDLISQRLQTLDALMHQAVDVLTVPITTALYRLPPPAFMAAYTFSFKQRDKLDEAALRAQLTLANYTHVTQVTAPGEFCLRGGLIDLFPMGSIVPYRIDLFDDEIESIRAFDVDTQRSLYPVNNVQLLPGREFPMDEDARNRFRARFRELFEGDPSRALPYRDIGAGIAFAGVEYYLPLFFDEVATLFDYLAPGTITVTLGDIEEAMRRFNQDTTSRYEFLKSDRERPVLPPPSLFLDGEGLFGHLKQFERLALTADAAHPDIGPAPDVAVTRRADDPVSRLRAVVDSGKWRVLLCADSAGRRETLSQMLAEFDLRPDAEPASIDDFRASHAELALMPAPLTAGFSLPGERVALITENDLYPGQTATGRRGHRAQERASNVEAMVRDLSELREGDPVVHAQHGIGRYHGLVNMDMGEGVMEFLHLEYANGSTLYVPVSQLHVIARYSGADPDAAPLHQLGSGQWDKARRKAAKQVRDTAAELLDLYAKRAAREGYSFKLPLNDYEAFAEGFGFEETVDQSAAIQAVILDMTSGKPMDRLVCGDVGFGKTEVALRAAFLAVANGKQVALLCPTTLLAEQHAQTFSDRFADWPVRVVELSRFRSAKEISAAIQGINSGGVDIVIGTHKILSKDVQFKQLGLVIIDEEHRFGVRQKEALKSLRAEVDVLTLTATPIPRTLGMSLEGIRDFSVIATAPQKRLAIKTFVRREDGSTIREALLRELKRGGQAYFLHNEVETIHNRRARLEELVPEARIAVAHGQMAERELEQVMKGFYQQRYNVLLCTTIIETGIDVPSANTIVIHRSDRFGLAQLHQLRGRVGRSHHQAYAYLLTPGEDAITTNAKKRLEAIQAMEELGSGFYLAMHDLEIRGTGEVLGDSQSGNIQEVGFSMYTEMLNEAVRALKAGEEPDLDAPFNSACEVNLHAPALLPADYCADVHARLAVYKRLSHAQDDDELIRIQEELIDRFGKLPEAATTLLATHRLRLGAVALGIVKIDASESQALVQFGPKPSVDPLRIIELVQKQRHIKLAGQDKLRVEIKGQQVPARVEAVRTVLRALA
- a CDS encoding 2-C-methyl-D-erythritol 4-phosphate cytidylyltransferase, whose translation is MSVSLLALVPAAGIGSRALRAVDGGHLPAGAPKSVDGQAAGAAGAMGVPTGPLPKQYRLLRGEPMLRHAVMALLADPRIREVRVAVAPDDPWAAQALAGLPRTVLRYCGADSRAGTVANALADSGAAADDWILVHDAARPGLPADALARLIDACLDDPVGGLLALPVADTVKGGRTDADADADAPARVRVARTVDRDGLWLAQTPQMFRAGMLADALRAAARDGVPVTDEASALEAAGHAPLLIPGAMRNFKVTWPDDFDLMEKWL